In Pseudomonas sp. R76, one genomic interval encodes:
- a CDS encoding ABC transporter substrate-binding protein has protein sequence MSENNNKMTQAMHRRDFLKHSAVAGAVAAAFSMGLPLHAFAEDAAPKPGGVLRLGLAGGSTTDSRDPGSWVDTFTFVGFSAVYNTLTEIAVDGTAIPELAERFESTPDARVWTFHLRQGVTFHNGKSLTADDVVVSINHHLSKDSTSAAKTVLGDVASVSAKGSDAVVFELHSGNADFAYVVADYHLVIMPAKDGAADWQAGVGTSGYRLKSFEPGVRMDLERNPDYWKPGRAHFASAELLAIADGAARVNALVTGQVDVINKVDLKTVALLKRNPGLVIEETKGAQHYTFPMLCDSNEFKNNDIRMAMKHAINRETLLASVLHGYGLVGNDHPIQPGSRFINAALEQRAYDPDKSRFYLRKAGVDSLKVRLQASDAAYTGAVDASVLFKEQARQAGIDIDVVREPADGYFSNVWMKQPFTTSFWYSSLTADRMFSIGYAKGAAWNETHWDNARFNQLLTAARGEMNAPLRQEMYNEMQALCRDDGGAIVPLFASSVAARSNRVSHGPLTAPYGELDGLRLIERWWQA, from the coding sequence ATGAGCGAAAACAACAACAAAATGACTCAAGCGATGCACCGACGGGACTTCCTCAAACACAGCGCCGTCGCGGGCGCGGTGGCCGCAGCGTTTTCCATGGGCCTGCCATTACACGCCTTCGCCGAAGACGCGGCGCCCAAGCCGGGCGGTGTATTGCGCCTGGGCCTGGCCGGCGGCAGCACCACCGATTCGCGTGACCCTGGCTCCTGGGTCGACACATTTACCTTCGTCGGCTTTTCGGCGGTGTACAACACGCTGACTGAGATCGCCGTCGACGGCACTGCGATCCCCGAACTGGCCGAGCGCTTTGAATCCACCCCGGATGCGCGTGTGTGGACCTTCCACTTGCGCCAGGGGGTGACCTTCCACAATGGCAAAAGCCTGACCGCCGACGACGTGGTGGTATCGATCAACCATCACTTGAGCAAGGATTCCACCTCGGCGGCCAAGACCGTGCTCGGTGATGTCGCCAGCGTCAGCGCCAAGGGCAGTGACGCGGTGGTGTTCGAGCTGCATTCGGGCAATGCGGATTTTGCCTATGTGGTCGCCGATTACCACTTGGTGATCATGCCCGCCAAAGACGGCGCTGCCGATTGGCAGGCCGGCGTGGGCACCAGCGGCTACCGCCTGAAAAGTTTCGAGCCCGGCGTGCGCATGGACCTGGAACGCAACCCCGATTACTGGAAACCCGGCCGCGCGCATTTCGCCAGTGCCGAGCTGCTGGCCATCGCCGATGGCGCCGCACGGGTCAATGCACTGGTCACCGGGCAGGTGGATGTCATCAACAAGGTTGATCTGAAAACCGTGGCCCTGCTCAAACGCAACCCAGGCTTGGTGATTGAGGAAACCAAGGGCGCCCAGCACTACACCTTCCCGATGCTGTGCGACAGCAACGAATTCAAGAACAACGACATTCGCATGGCGATGAAACACGCGATCAATCGCGAGACCTTGTTGGCTTCGGTGCTGCATGGCTATGGCCTGGTCGGCAACGATCATCCGATCCAGCCGGGCAGCCGTTTTATCAACGCGGCGCTGGAGCAGCGCGCGTATGACCCGGACAAGTCGCGTTTCTACCTGCGCAAGGCCGGTGTGGACTCGCTCAAGGTGCGCCTGCAAGCCTCTGACGCCGCCTACACCGGCGCGGTCGACGCCTCGGTGCTGTTCAAGGAACAGGCGCGCCAGGCCGGTATCGATATCGACGTGGTGCGCGAGCCGGCCGACGGCTACTTCTCCAATGTGTGGATGAAGCAGCCGTTTACCACCTCATTCTGGTACAGCAGCTTGACCGCCGACCGCATGTTCAGCATCGGCTACGCCAAAGGCGCGGCCTGGAACGAAACCCACTGGGACAACGCGCGCTTCAACCAACTGCTCACCGCCGCCCGTGGCGAGATGAACGCGCCGTTGCGCCAGGAGATGTACAACGAAATGCAGGCCCTGTGCCGTGACGATGGCGGCGCAATTGTGCCGCTGTTTGCCAGCTCCGTGGCGGCGCGTTCGAACCGCGTCAGCCATGGGCCGCTGACCGCGCCTTATGGTGAGCTGGATGGGTTGCGGTTGATTGAGCGCTGGTGGCAAGCATAA